The DNA window GAGACGTCTCAAAACCTGCGTTTACATACTAGCAAGGAAATAACAGCGCTCACACGATGAGCTACACTGAACCAGCATTACTGTACAGTAAGCGCTCGGGCTGTAATCTTCTGTTTGACACTTCTGGAACTATCTGACCGGGAGCGCGGGTGTCACTTACAAGCGACAACTCGCCCCACAAATAAAGCGGTTGTGTGTGTTAAACGAGAATATACCTATTGGACCCTCTTTGTGTTTGGACGAGCGTCTTCTGTTTACTGCTTTTTCAAGAACACCGCTCCCAGACTTCTTCGCAGACGCCATCTTCCTCAAACACGAGCGATTACCTCCCCCTCTGTTCTGTCTGGACATACCTTGCAGGCGGCCACGCCCACGTCTAAACCTATAGCCAATAACGCGTCGGAGAAAGATCAAAGCGCCTATCGCTTCGCGGTACCGCCCCTCACGATGCCCATATTGAGCCAAACGACACTCCTACAAAGTCAAAACgttatacaataaaatgaatatgccACTTCCTCTAGTGTATCGACTTTGAGTATCcagtggatttatttatttggaacaTTCCTCAGGACAGACTTAAAATGTCACACGTTTTACACAATTCATTCAAACCATTAGCAGACATGTTTGATTCACCaatgcaaaacacaaacaagcttATCTTCAAACTAGCAAAGAGATGCAAAGACATACTGAAAGCAGGCTCATGTAATCACGACTTTACATTTTAGCACAAGTAACAGAGTTCACTTTTcccttgacattttttttcccgCATTCCTTTTCCTGTTCCTCTACGGCTTCTCCAGCTGAATGTCTTCTGTACAGTTGGCCACATCCTGATAGGGGCCTTGTTGACTGGTGCGTTGAATTTGATGGTAAGCTGAGTTGCAGTCATCCAGGTTTAGACCCTGTTGAAGGTCACTTTTGTGAATACGCAGCTAGctaataagaaaagaaaatgcagtgGGAGTAGACATACCTCATAGAtgttctcctcctctcttcctTTCTTCTTCTCAAGTTCCTTCAGCTTCTTTGTCTGGAAGAATACAGTTGAGCATCCATCAACATCATGGTAtccgtttatttatttgtttgtttaatgttatgCCTGGAATGCATCCAATATGCTGAACTAAATCAAACGTTGTTGAGCGTGTCTGACCTTACAGAGCATCGCGGTGCCAGGGAtcaacacacacatcagcagcAACACTCCTTCTGCTGTAATGATGCTGTTCTTTACACGCTCGCTGAGGTTCAAGGTCTTCTCCAAAGGTTCTAATTAAAGAGAATGGCTTAACTCATGAAGGCTTTTCAGAAATGACAAGTAAATCAAACTGATCATGGaccattttcttaaaaaaaaagttagagaaaaattaaacaaacataaaacacaaaaaaggcgAAAAGAGCTAAGTAACATAAACGTAGCTTGAATGAGAGGAATTTGGGTTTATGTCATTGAATGGGTTATTTGTGTTTACCTAACTCAGCCAATTGAATGATTTGTGGGGATTATTGCACAATGCAACCTTTTAGAGAGCATGAGTGCATGCATTATTATGTTTGTGACTTTCATATGCGTGCATTTAAGAATAAATAGGTAGACAGTGGGGCTATACATCAGATtatgtattacattaaaaagcatAACTAAGTTATATAAACACAGTGTTTATTATAGGCTATGTGGAAAAGTCTCATATCTCAGGAAtgcaacaaattaataaattctttaaactttttattaatgaaagaatCCAGGGGTGAAAGTTCAATGTTTCCATCACAAGTAGAATAATGGCTGATAAAAATTTTGCTCTCCTATCACAGgaaagaattacatttttaaaaatatattaaaaacagaaaacagaaaacatatatatatattataacatttttaatcaaataagtgTAGTCTTGGTGAGCGAGACTGCacatatttgattttatatttatttatctatttttggAATGGTGACCCTgacaagaaataaaattaagcaaattaaatatataattgtggTCTGACTCACTGTAGACTTGAAGAAAGGTACCATGGGTATAGATGTGAAAAGAGTTAGAATGCAGTTTACACTGGTACAAGCCGGTGTCATTGATACGGACACTCTTGAAAACTAACGAATGGCATGTGGCTCCATTTGTCCCTGTGTCTGACTTGTTGAGCAGATTTTCTAAGACAGGCCTTATGATACCATTGGTGTTGTGAATATTCACAATCCAGGTGAAATTGTGAGGTCTATCCCACTGGTAGCAGCAGCGGACGGTGGCTTCTTCTGAGAAAGCCACGCGCTCCAATGGCTTATCTGCCTCCAGTGTCAGGTCGTCAAAAACATTGCTGGCAACAGCTTATGCAaaggacaaaaaacaaaacgaaacatATAGTATGCTCTAATATTGGGTGGCACAAcagctcaataaacatttaagcGGAAAATATTCCACAGTGGGGAAGACTATAGCATAAAATTTGTGATTAGAACGCTCTAACataaaaacagcttaaaaatatAGCTTTGATTTGCCCCCAAAGAACATTAACTTCAATCCACATGATATCAGCATGTTTAAATCTATTAGCTAAACTGAACACTTCCCACCACAAAAAGTGATATAGAAAAGACTTGTCATGTGAACTTAATACTTAATACAGTGTAAAATTCAATTAGACCCATAAAATTGTAAGTCACACCGAAAAGAACAAGATCTCCACAAAAATCTAGACTGGTAGTAATAAGATGCAAACTGTAACAGCTGCTCTGAGAGGAAATCAGCTTCACTGAAGCAGAACATAGACATGCAGATGGAAATTTTGTGTACTTTGTTCTTAGGAGTTAAAAAGTTTATTGCCGAATTTGCAATAGTATGCTTtcgaaaaactaaaatttacaTTACCcgtcttatatatattttttgtgctcAAAATGAGCTTAGATTACTATAAAACCAGCTGATTATAATGAATGCTTAacaattattaacatttcataataaaaagtacacacacacacacacacacacacaatgtgttaATGCTTACCTCCCCAGAAACTCAACAAGATAACCAGCGAGAATGCCATTTTCTCTAAGAAACCAGAACACTTTTAAAAACCCTCTTGCTGCTCATTAGCAAATGTGCCGTTCAAGTGTTTGTCTTCCCTTCCTGTATCATCAACACCCACCCATTCTTCTATTTCAGTTTGTGGTGAACACACGCAAAAAGAGGGGTTGGACAAAATAATGCGAACATTGAGGTGTTTTACCACCATTTGCCTTTAAAACAGCTTCTAATCTTCTTTGAAAAGAACGTCTGAATATGTCTCTAGTTTAATGCCAACTACAAAAACATCTGCCAGTCGCTTTACAGATGTTGGAGGGAATCTGCTTCTCACCTTCATCTCCAAAACTGCCTACAGTAGTCAGTTTTTTTTGAAACATGATCTTCATGGTGAATTTTGAAGCTTGTCGACACTCTGCTGCAGAAGTTTTgcaccttttatttatttcagtttttataatcGTGCTTGTGTACGCAGTCATAATATAAAGTCTGTTGTTCATAAAACAccaaatttattattattttgataatgtGGTAATGTAAACCTAATGCTGCTGAAATTAAAGACAATATAAGctcatgtcatttttgatcatttattaaaaaaaaaaaaaagaagaagaaaataattaaaaaaacgtacCTAAATTCTGATGTAtcttacaaataaaatcaaagccCAAATACACAGAATAGTCCTTGCATAATCATTTATATAGACAGACAGCAATGGAATGCCTGTAATGAGTGGACTCCTGTACACAGAATTACATAAAAGACAGTCATGGATTGCAGAATGTTTAAAAGATCTAACAAAGACCGCTCAGTACTAAGCACTCATCCATTTTTAAGAACAACATGAGTGGAACTGGTATAATTTGGTGGGTCTGGAGCAAAATATGAGATTAATATTTAACACTGAACATTGCTAAATGAGAAGGCAAGTATGCCCGTGCCTGTCAGCTGGACTAAAAGAGccctttagaaataaaaaaaaaaaaacccaatctGCACAAGGCACCctataaatagatttaaacatACAGATATATCactatgtatacatatatgtgacAGATACATATGAAAAGTTTGAGAAATGAGAGAGAATAATAACACCACACCCAACACCCTTCTCTTATCAATTATTAGGAGTTCAAGGGAATATCAAAGGCGAAATTTGAAACGCTTTCTAATCGAATCTAAGCTGTGGCCATTTCCACATCAAAAATAAGACTCTTGCCATAAGAGTGAAATTCAGTGAAGCCTTTTATAGTTTTCTAGTTAAGGGTGTACTTTGTCTCTCTCAGTCCTTTTATAACAAGCAATGCATAGTATGGTAATTACAGATTTTTCtaagaaaaagaacagaaacaaCGGAAATGAAAAAAACCACCCATTCAAGCCATCgtgaatgcaaataaaataaaataaaataactgtgcAAGAGGActgaaagaaagtaaaatgtgtAGAACAGATCTTACACCATGATAGTTTCATTATAAAACTTTCATTTGctacttctaaaaaaaaaaaaaaaaaaaaacaaaaaggttttatcGACATTCACTAGGACCAACACTGCTGGCCAGAATGCAAGACTTCTGGTAAACCATTTCAAGGAAATCAGCTGGGAAAAGAAACACCAGGAAAAGAAACCGAGGCCTTACAGAAATCAATATTATCAACACAATTACAACCTAAAAATGAATAGATCTCACACTATGTAAGGTAAAATAGGTTGCATAAATTTGGAAGTTGGTCAAGTAGAAAGACCTGTTGCAGTAGCATCATGAacacatgaaaataattacagtacTGGTGTTCCTGTCTCTGAACTCTGAGatataacatcatttt is part of the Puntigrus tetrazona isolate hp1 chromosome 16, ASM1883169v1, whole genome shotgun sequence genome and encodes:
- the cd79a gene encoding B-cell antigen receptor complex-associated protein alpha chain, translated to MAFSLVILLSFWGAVASNVFDDLTLEADKPLERVAFSEEATVRCCYQWDRPHNFTWIVNIHNTNGIIRPVLENLLNKSDTGTNGATCHSLVFKSVRINDTGLYQCKLHSNSFHIYTHGTFLQVYKPLEKTLNLSERVKNSIITAEGVLLLMCVLIPGTAMLCKTKKLKELEKKKGREEENIYEGLNLDDCNSAYHQIQRTSQQGPYQDVANCTEDIQLEKP